The following proteins are co-located in the uncultured Draconibacterium sp. genome:
- a CDS encoding TonB-dependent receptor has product MKARVFILWFLFAVIPGFFTAASAQLDISGRVVDKDSKEVLNGVVIQVQNSLVKTVSDNSGFFRLSDSIGLPCTLEYSLDKYEPAEFVVLKNKQELELELKKIVVRTENIQVIDEPKSQNISDKSSVKLDVQGQVLDQLSNEVLTGVNITVKNKTIGTASDADGFFHLKSEITLPCVLRISMIGYGTQEMELTQNHKNLSFYLSYETILSGEVTVKAKGIEVEEKNFRQIISMETMDALTIRETPAANFYEAVGHLKGIDVVMQSLNFMTVNARGFNSTENTRLVQVVDGMDNMAPGMNFPIGNIAGVSELDVEALEFIPGPAEVKYGGNALNGVLIMTSKDPFKYQGVSLLVKPGVSDIVPGSDHPFQFSAKPQLETGIRIAKAFNNKFAFKLNASYSTGRDWYANDTTNIRPGNIKWEPDPGHDAVNKYGDEVTADLQLERFGGTTIVSRTGYLDQDLVNNKVENLKLSGALHYKLNNTTTAILHGNYGKASTVYTGDNRTSLTGFQIYQGKAEIIGEHFLLRGYASVQDAGTSYDAKFLAVHLNNEARSDEQWFRDYYYAYRGAYRALGVLSGNHQDAREFADRYRLMPGTPEFEAAKQKIINNPDFKKGASIYNSSGMYHFDAIADLNKYVSFADISVGGSYRFYDLNSQGTIFPDSLGNDITIYEFGGFVEAKQNFLDEKLEVKGSVRFDKNENFEGHFSPRISALYLINEKNNFRVSVLTGFRNPSVKEQFINKDLGTARYLGGLEPIYQPYDIAENSIYLSAVNKYNEAVKADMSGTGSEYGLNQAMLNHLDILEGGIVQPDALAPIKAEQVFTFEVGYKTNIADVLFFDAVYYNSAYQNFIGIAKVVKPRTSPQVDMYTAASQINKSAQNDVYYLNVNSHENIGIQGVSFGYKWLMPMGSIISGNMTWSDVRSDISDPVAPGFNTPGFKSNLSLQNRRMDRMENNPGFRNIGFKVTWRYQSRYYWESTFGDGWIKPVSTLDLQFSVNMENPKSILKFGASNFFNNRYAYSFGGSSVGVMFYVSYVIDNIFNL; this is encoded by the coding sequence ATGAAGGCAAGAGTATTCATTTTGTGGTTTTTATTTGCGGTGATACCGGGTTTTTTTACAGCGGCATCTGCACAGCTGGATATTTCTGGTCGGGTAGTGGACAAGGATAGTAAGGAAGTGTTAAACGGTGTTGTTATTCAAGTACAAAATTCGTTGGTAAAGACTGTAAGTGACAACAGTGGCTTTTTTCGCTTAAGCGATTCAATTGGACTTCCATGCACATTGGAATATTCGCTCGATAAATATGAACCCGCAGAATTTGTGGTACTTAAAAATAAACAGGAATTAGAACTGGAACTGAAAAAAATAGTGGTTCGGACCGAAAATATACAGGTAATTGATGAGCCAAAATCACAGAATATATCCGATAAATCTTCAGTAAAGTTGGATGTGCAGGGGCAGGTTTTAGATCAGTTGTCGAACGAAGTTCTAACCGGCGTTAACATAACCGTAAAAAACAAAACCATTGGAACTGCATCTGATGCCGATGGATTTTTTCATTTAAAATCAGAAATTACACTTCCGTGCGTGCTCCGGATTTCGATGATTGGTTATGGAACCCAGGAAATGGAACTGACACAGAATCATAAAAACCTTAGTTTTTACTTATCCTATGAAACCATTTTGAGTGGAGAGGTAACTGTAAAAGCAAAAGGTATTGAGGTGGAGGAAAAGAACTTCAGACAAATTATATCGATGGAAACCATGGATGCATTAACCATTCGCGAAACTCCGGCAGCAAATTTTTACGAAGCAGTTGGCCATTTAAAAGGAATTGATGTGGTAATGCAAAGTTTGAATTTTATGACTGTGAACGCCCGTGGTTTTAACTCTACCGAAAATACACGTTTGGTGCAGGTGGTTGATGGAATGGATAATATGGCCCCTGGAATGAATTTCCCGATTGGTAATATTGCAGGGGTGAGTGAGCTCGATGTGGAAGCACTTGAGTTTATTCCGGGACCGGCAGAAGTAAAATACGGAGGGAATGCATTAAACGGAGTGCTGATAATGACCAGTAAAGATCCGTTTAAATACCAGGGAGTAAGTTTACTTGTCAAACCGGGGGTTAGCGATATTGTTCCCGGGAGTGATCATCCGTTTCAGTTTTCGGCAAAACCTCAGCTGGAAACCGGAATACGAATTGCCAAAGCTTTTAACAATAAATTTGCTTTTAAGTTAAATGCATCCTATTCGACAGGTCGCGACTGGTATGCAAACGATACAACAAATATTCGTCCCGGAAATATTAAATGGGAACCGGATCCCGGACACGATGCGGTAAACAAATACGGAGATGAAGTAACGGCCGATCTTCAACTTGAACGATTCGGAGGAACCACAATTGTATCACGTACCGGTTATCTCGATCAGGATTTGGTGAATAACAAGGTAGAAAACCTTAAGTTGAGCGGTGCGTTGCACTATAAATTAAACAATACAACCACAGCAATTTTGCATGGAAATTATGGCAAAGCGTCAACCGTTTACACCGGCGATAACCGAACATCTTTAACCGGATTTCAAATTTATCAGGGAAAAGCCGAAATTATTGGAGAGCACTTTTTATTGCGTGGATATGCCTCTGTTCAGGATGCAGGCACATCGTACGACGCTAAATTTTTAGCCGTTCATTTAAACAATGAAGCACGCAGTGACGAACAATGGTTTCGCGATTACTATTATGCTTACCGGGGAGCCTATCGGGCATTGGGCGTGTTGTCGGGAAATCATCAGGATGCAAGAGAATTTGCCGACCGGTATCGTTTAATGCCCGGAACTCCCGAGTTTGAAGCTGCCAAACAAAAAATAATTAATAATCCTGATTTTAAAAAAGGAGCTAGTATTTATAACTCATCAGGAATGTATCATTTTGATGCCATTGCCGATTTAAATAAATACGTTTCGTTTGCCGATATTTCGGTGGGAGGCAGCTATCGGTTTTACGATTTAAATTCGCAGGGTACGATATTTCCCGATAGTTTGGGGAATGACATTACCATTTATGAATTTGGCGGATTTGTTGAAGCAAAACAAAATTTTCTGGACGAAAAACTGGAAGTAAAGGGGTCGGTTCGTTTTGATAAGAATGAAAATTTTGAAGGACATTTTTCTCCCCGTATTTCAGCTTTGTATTTGATAAATGAAAAGAACAATTTTAGGGTGTCGGTGTTGACCGGCTTTCGAAATCCGAGCGTAAAAGAACAGTTTATTAATAAGGATTTGGGAACAGCAAGGTATTTGGGGGGACTGGAACCCATTTATCAACCGTATGACATTGCTGAAAACAGCATTTATTTAAGTGCGGTAAATAAGTACAATGAGGCCGTAAAAGCAGACATGTCGGGTACGGGAAGTGAATACGGATTAAATCAGGCCATGTTAAATCATCTGGATATATTGGAAGGTGGTATAGTGCAGCCTGACGCGTTGGCACCAATTAAAGCCGAGCAGGTTTTCACCTTCGAAGTGGGTTATAAAACAAACATTGCCGATGTGCTATTTTTCGATGCAGTTTATTACAATTCTGCATACCAAAATTTTATTGGTATTGCCAAGGTGGTAAAACCTCGAACAAGTCCTCAGGTAGATATGTATACAGCTGCTTCGCAAATCAATAAATCGGCACAAAACGATGTGTACTATTTGAATGTAAATTCGCATGAAAATATTGGTATTCAGGGGGTGTCGTTTGGTTATAAATGGTTGATGCCCATGGGCTCAATTATATCGGGTAATATGACCTGGTCCGATGTTCGGTCTGATATTTCAGATCCGGTGGCTCCCGGATTTAATACTCCTGGTTTTAAATCGAACTTGTCGTTGCAAAATCGCCGTATGGACCGTATGGAGAATAATCCGGGATTCAGGAATATTGGATTTAAAGTTACCTGGCGATACCAGAGCCGGTATTACTGGGAAAGTACTTTTGGCGATGGCTGGATTAAACCTGTAAGCACACTCGATTTGCAGTTCTCTGTAAATATGGAGAATCCAAAATCGATTTTGAAATTTGGTGCTTCAAACTTTTTCAACAATCGATATGCTTATTCGTTTGGAGGATCGAGTGTTGGGGTAATGTTTTATGTATCGTATGTAATTGATAATATTTTTAACCTGTAA
- the rsmI gene encoding 16S rRNA (cytidine(1402)-2'-O)-methyltransferase gives MDKNGKLILVPTPIGNLQDITLRAITVLKEADILLAEDTRVSSKLLKHLEIDKKLTAHHKFNEHKTAASIVSKIEQGNTVALISDAGTPAISDPGFLLVRACVEKDVEVECLPGPTALIPALAVSGLPTEKFVFEGFLPQKKGRQTRLTVLAEEPRTMVFYESPYRLAKALAQFAEFFGAERRACVCRELSKMFEEVNRGTVTELQEYYTNNPPKGEIVIVVEGKPTKTK, from the coding sequence ATGGATAAAAACGGAAAATTAATACTGGTTCCAACCCCGATTGGCAATTTGCAAGACATAACTTTGCGTGCAATTACGGTGTTAAAAGAAGCCGACATACTCTTGGCTGAAGACACTCGTGTGTCGTCAAAATTATTAAAGCACCTCGAAATTGATAAAAAATTAACAGCGCATCATAAATTTAATGAACATAAAACTGCAGCTTCCATTGTGTCGAAAATTGAACAAGGGAATACAGTAGCTCTAATCTCGGATGCAGGAACACCGGCCATTTCCGATCCCGGTTTTTTACTGGTTCGCGCTTGCGTTGAAAAGGATGTTGAGGTGGAATGTTTACCCGGGCCAACTGCACTTATTCCTGCGTTGGCCGTTTCGGGCTTACCCACCGAAAAATTTGTTTTCGAAGGTTTTTTACCACAGAAAAAGGGCCGTCAAACCCGTTTAACCGTGCTGGCAGAGGAACCACGAACCATGGTTTTTTATGAGTCGCCCTATCGGCTGGCAAAAGCATTGGCTCAATTTGCCGAATTTTTTGGCGCCGAACGCAGAGCATGTGTTTGCAGGGAGTTGAGTAAGATGTTCGAAGAAGTAAATCGCGGAACAGTTACCGAATTGCAGGAATATTATACAAATAATCCTCCAAAAGGCGAAATTGTAATTGTTGTTGAAGGAAAACCAACTAAAACGAAGTAG